From Saccharothrix espanaensis DSM 44229, the proteins below share one genomic window:
- a CDS encoding HAMP domain-containing sensor histidine kinase yields MTRLPRLTVRWRVATALGLVSLLVTSALAFGVWNLTSGYMLRQREQSAIRQAEANARLVDRSLRNGSEGLTELLTGLTSGPDSTVLLYRPGEVLTSGRQIDTDDVPRRLVDLGRRNTPAAQRLVVDGIPVLAVSLPITSADGAYVELAPLVQLDRTFRFLSALLVAGTVLVSLLGVALGSWASRRALRPLTELTRAASRIAGGDLRARLPAQTDPDLTSLAVTFNATADALEQRVLKDARFAGDVSHELRSPLTTMVNAAAVLRRRRAEVPGTAGKALELLTSEVDRFARMVVDLLEISRTDQQTEDLALEPIDVAVLVRNVVAARPGRPVEVEADPSPAYVLGDRRRLDRVVANLLDNAERHAGGAVRVAVLRRAEVVRLEVDDAGPGVPEELRERIFDRFDRGARAGSRGGDTGSGLGLALVAQHVQRHHGAVWTEPRPGGGARFVVEIPEAGQ; encoded by the coding sequence GTGACCCGGCTGCCGCGCCTGACCGTGCGCTGGCGGGTCGCCACCGCCCTCGGCCTGGTCTCGCTGCTGGTCACCAGCGCACTGGCGTTCGGGGTGTGGAACCTGACCTCGGGCTACATGCTGCGCCAGCGGGAGCAGAGCGCCATCAGGCAGGCCGAGGCCAACGCCCGTCTGGTCGACCGGTCGCTGCGCAACGGCTCGGAGGGGCTCACCGAGCTGCTGACCGGCCTGACCAGCGGCCCGGACTCGACCGTGCTGCTGTACCGCCCCGGCGAGGTGCTCACCAGCGGCCGGCAGATCGACACCGACGACGTCCCGCGCCGCCTGGTCGACCTGGGCAGGCGCAACACCCCGGCCGCGCAGCGGCTCGTCGTGGACGGCATCCCGGTGCTGGCCGTGTCGCTGCCGATCACGTCGGCGGACGGCGCGTACGTGGAACTCGCGCCGCTGGTGCAGCTCGACCGGACGTTCCGGTTCCTCAGCGCGCTGCTGGTCGCGGGCACGGTGCTGGTCAGCCTGCTCGGGGTGGCGCTGGGCTCGTGGGCGAGCCGGCGGGCGCTGCGCCCGCTGACCGAGCTGACCCGCGCGGCGTCCCGGATCGCGGGCGGCGACCTGCGGGCGCGGCTGCCGGCGCAGACCGACCCGGACCTCACGTCGCTGGCCGTCACGTTCAACGCCACCGCCGACGCGCTGGAGCAGCGCGTGCTCAAGGACGCCCGGTTCGCGGGCGACGTCAGCCACGAGCTGCGCTCCCCGCTCACCACCATGGTCAACGCGGCGGCGGTCCTGCGCCGGCGGCGCGCGGAAGTGCCCGGGACCGCTGGGAAGGCCCTGGAGCTGCTGACCTCGGAAGTGGACCGGTTCGCCCGGATGGTGGTCGACCTGCTGGAGATCTCCCGCACCGACCAGCAGACCGAGGACCTCGCGCTGGAACCGATCGACGTCGCGGTGCTGGTGCGCAACGTCGTCGCGGCACGTCCCGGGCGGCCGGTCGAGGTCGAGGCGGACCCGTCGCCGGCGTACGTGCTGGGCGACCGGCGTCGGCTGGACCGGGTCGTGGCCAACCTGCTGGACAACGCCGAACGCCACGCGGGCGGCGCGGTGCGGGTCGCGGTCCTGCGCCGCGCGGAGGTCGTCCGGCTGGAGGTGGACGACGCCGGACCGGGCGTGCCGGAGGAGCTGCGGGAACGCATCTTCGACCGGTTCGACCGCGGCGCGCGCGCCGGGAGCCGCGGCGGCGACACCGGCAGCGGCCTCGGGCTGGCGCTGGTCGCCCAGCACGTCCAACGCCACCACGGCGCGGTGTGGACCGAGCCGCGGCCCGGCGGTGGAGCCCGTTTCGTGGTCGAGATCCCGGAGGCCGGCCAATGA